The DNA region CCGCCGCCGGCGTGCGCATCACCGGCGTGCCGATGGCCGGCTTCGACGGCAAGGACGTCGTGGTCGCGCTGCGTCCCGACGACATCGAGCGTGCGGAAGCCGGCGCGGACAACGCGTTCGACGCGACCGTCGAAACGGTCGAGTACGGCGGCCGCGATTCGCTGATCCGTGCGATCACGCCGTTCGGCCCGATCTGGGCGCGGGTCGCCGGCGAATTCGTGGAAGGCGAGCGGCTGCGGCTGCGGGTGGCGCCGGCGCGCACGCTCGTCTATGCGGGAGACGTGCAATGAACGGTCGCCGTGCCGCATGCGCGGCAATGCGCCGGCGGGAGGCCGCATGAGCACGCTCACGACCGGCGCCACGCCGCGCGACGCGAAGGCGTGGCTCGTCACGCCCGCGCTCGCGTTCATCGTCGCGCTGTTCATCTACCCGTTCGCCTACGGCCTCGTGCTGTCATTCCAGCCGATGAACGGCGGCGGCGCGCTTGCGAACTACGTGCAGTTCTTCACCGACACCGCGATGTGGCCGACCGTGCTCGTCACGCTGAAGCTCGCGGTGCCGGCGACACTCATCAACGTCGGCATCTCGGTGCCGGTCGCGTTCGCGCTGCGCCGCAACTCGCCGTACCAGAAGTTCGTCACGACGCTGCTCGTGATTCCGATCACGCTCGGCACGGTGCTCGTCGCCGACGGGATGCTCACGTACTTCGGCCCGAACGGCTGGTTCCCGCAAGCGCTGCAGGGGCTGCACCTGTACACGGACGAAGTGCGCCTCACGCACAACTACTGGGGCGTGCTGCTGTCGCTGATCGTGTCGGGCTTTCCGTTCGCGTTCCTGCTGATGCTGTCGTACATCAGCGGCATCGACCCGACGCTCGCACGCGCCGCGGCCACGCTCGGCGCGAACCCGTGGCAGCAGTTCCGGCAGATCTACCTGCCGCTGCTCGTGCCGGGGCTCACGATGGCCGCGTGCCTGTCGTTCGTGCAGGCGTTCTCGGTGTTCCCGTCGGCCGTGCTGCTCGGCGCGCCGGCCGGGCCGACGCGCGTGATCTCGATCGCGGCCGCCGAAGCCGCGTTCGAGAGCTACGACTATTCGCTCGCGTCGGCGATCGCGATCGTGATGGGCTTCGTGCAACTGCTGGTGGTCGCGTCGATGCTCGGCGCGCGCCGCTTCTTCTATACGGGGCCGGTGACAGGGGGCAAGGGCTGATGGCGACCGACAATCATGCCGCGCCGGCCTGGCCGCCGAAGCAGGGCGCGCCCGATGCGCGCCCCGTCAACGCGAGGACACCGCAGAAGATGAGAAGCAACCTCGCCGGCCGGGCATGGAAGGCCCTCGTGTGGGGGCTGATGGCGTTCTTCCTGCTGAACGTGATGCTGCTGATCGCGACCGTCGCGGTGAACTCGGTCGCGACGCGCTGGTTCGGCACGCCGCTGCCGCAGGGCTTCACGCTGCACTGGTACGCGAAGGCATGGGAAGACTTCCAGCTCGCGAGCGTGCTGTGGGTGACGGTCGAAGTGGTTGGCGCGGTCGTGCTGCTGTCGGTCGCGCTCGGCGTGCCGGCCGCCTATGCGCTCGCGCGCGTGCGGTTTCGCGGCAAGCGCTTCGCGCTGCTGGTGTTCCTGCTGCCGCTGATGGTGCCGCCCGTCACGTACGGGATCCCGATGGCGACCGTGATGTACAAGGTCGGGCTCGCCGGCACGCTGTCGGGCGTGATCCTCGCGAACCTCGTGCCGGCGCTGCCGTTCGTGATCCTCGTGATGACGCCGTTCATCGAGCAGATCGACCCGAATCTCGAGGCCGCCGCGCGCATCTTCGGCGCGAACACGTGGCGCTATTTCCGCTACGTGCTGCTGCCGCTGCTGGTGCCCGGCATGCTCGCGGCCGCGCTGCTCGTGCTGGTGCGCACGATCGGGATGTTCGAGCTGACCTTCTTCACCGCCGGCCCGAGCACGCAGACGCTCGTCGTCGCGCTGTATTACGCGGTGTTCTCGACCGGCGTGCGCGCACCGCAGTCGATCGACGCGATGGCGATGATCTACATGGCCATCACGCTGATATGGGTCGTGATCGCGCTGCAGTTCGTGAGCCCGACGCAGCTCGTCAGCCGCGTGAAGCAGGAGCGGCAGTAAGCGCGGAGGAAAGCGGCGGGATCGCACCGTGCGGTGCTGTCCGTGCTTGCGCAAGCCTGCGTGCAATTCGTTACAAATGGATACCGCGAACGACGCGCCGACGTTGCAGACTACGCAGCGTACCGGCCCGGCGATATGCTCACTGGCATCGCCGCATGCCGCCCGACGCTCACCCGATTCGCGGAGTTCCATGAAGTTTCCCACGCTGCTGACGCTCGGCTGTGCGGCCACGCTGCTTGCCGCCTGCAACCTGCTCCACGATGGCCCCGGCTCGAGCGACGTCGACGCCGCGGTGCGCCGCGCGCTCGAAGCGGAAAACCACGGCGGCCTGAACGCGCTGTTCGGCCAGCCGCTGCCCGTGTCGGCCGACGTGATCTCCGCGAAGCCCGACGGCGACTGCAGGAAAATCCGCGAGCGCACTTACACGTGCGATGTCGTGGTCACGTGGCGCAATACCGACTACGCGCCGTCGCGAGCGAACCTGACGTTCGTGCAGGCCGCCGATGGATCGTGGCAGACCTCGGGCGTCGACGCCGCCATCGCGACCGGCGCCGCCAAATCGCTGATCGACAAGATCGGCAACGCATGGCCCGGCAATGCGGCCAGCGGCGCATCGGCGCCGCGGTAAGTCGTCCATCGCGCCGGGTCGCATCTTCTCGCACCATCTCCCGAATTTTCCGATTCGCCGCCACGACGGGCTCCGGCGCGCTCGAACCGGTTCCGGCAACAACGCCCCGCATTGACGACCATATCGAAATTCCGCGAGCGTAATTCCGGCGCCGCCGTGGCCCGCACGCGTCGGGTTGCTGCGGTGCAAGGCCCGCCACAAACGGCGTCGTTCGCTCCTCGCCTTGCAGTCCTAATAGATGCAATCTATATATATGACTAATTGACGCGTACACGGCAACGGCGCGGCGCACCATCAAATCGACAAAACCGGGTGCCGAAGGGGAACCCAGCATGGACGAGAGCGAGTCTGTCGCACGGATGTGTTGGGGTACCTCGTCTTCGAACGTGTTGCAGGGGCTTGCCCGTCAGGGCTACCGACGCACACTTGCGCTCATCGCATGCTGCGCCGCGATGGCCGGGCCCGGCGCGTGCGTCGCGGCGGAGCCCGGCGTGAGCGACGACACGATCCGCCTGGGCATGGTCAACGCGCAGTCGGGCAATTCCGCCGGGCTCGGACGCGGTCTGCTGATGGGTGCGCAAGCCGTATTCGACGACGTGAACGCGCGCGGCGGCGTGCACGGCAGAAAGATCGAGCTCGTGGTCGCGGACGATCGCTACGAGCCCGAGCGGACGGTTGACGACACGCTGGAGATGATCGAGCGGCGCAACGTGCTGGCGCTGTTCGGCTATGTGGGCACGCCGACGACCACCGCGGTGCTGCCGATCATCCGGGACGCCGGCATTCCGCTCGTCGGCACGTTCAGCGGCGCGATGGCGCTGCGCCGGCCGGTCACGCCGGAGGTATTCAACATCCGCGCGAGCTACGAAGACGAAACGCGCGCGCTGGTCGAGCGGTTGCTCGCGCACGACCACGCCAAGCGTTTCGCGGTGTTCTACCAGGACGACGGCTTCGGGCTCGCGGTGCTGGCGGGCACGCGCCTCGCGCTGCAGCGTCATGGCCTCGACGTCGTCGCGACGGGAACGTTCCGGCGCGGCACCACGGCCGTCGACACCGGCCTGGCGGCCGTGCTCGAAGGGCGGCCGGACGTCGTCATCATGGTCGGCCCGTATACGCCGGTGGCCGCGTTCATTCGCGCGGCGCACCGCGAAGGGCTGAACGCGCGGCTCGCGGCGGTGTCGTTCGTCGGCACCGACGACTTGCTGCGCCTGCTCGGCGAAGAAGGAAACGGCACGCTGATCTCGCAGGTCGTGCCGCTTCCGCAGAACGAGCGCCCAATCATCCGCGACTGCGTCCGGCTGATCGAGCAACGTTTTCCGGGCGAACGGGCCGGTGTGGTGCACATCGAGGGCTGCCTCGACGCGAAGATCGCGCTGATCGGGCTGGAGCGCGCGGGCCCGGCGCCGACCCGCGCGACGCTGAAGCAGGCGCTCGAATCGATCCGGCATGTCGATCTGGGCGGCCTGGTGGCCGAGATGAATGCCGACGACCATCAGGCGTTCGACGACGTGTTCCTCACCGAAATCGCACACGGCCGCGTCACGCCGCTCGACGCACCGGCCAGATAACCGGCGGGACGGCCGCGCGCTGGCCGTCCGATTGGCCATCCCATCCTGGAGGGCTGCATGGACATCAAGGCGAAGCTCGTCACCAGCACCAGCCTGATGCTGCTCGGCGCGGTGGCGATTGCCATGACCAGCCTGATCGCCGTGCACGGTATCGCATCCGGCGTGCGCACGCTGACGACGGAATCGCTGCCGCTGCAGATGCACAGCAACGAGCTGCAGCGCGCGTACGCGGAACTCGCGGTGAATTTCGGCGAGCTCGAGCGGGCGCGGGACGCATCGGAGCGCGAGCAGTCGTCGTCGGAGATCGACACGCAGTTGCAGCGCATCGCGCGCATCACGGCGGCCGTGCGCGCGATCGACGGGCACGGCGGCATCGACGCGCCGTCCGCCGACCTGCGCACGATGCTCGGATCGATGAACGAAGGCGTCGACAAGCGCCTGCGGGGCGACGCGCAACTCGTCGCCGAACGCCAACTGATCGAACGCGTGCAGGCACGGGGCACCACGCTGCTGGGCGAGATCGGCAAGGAAACCGAACGACTGGGCGCCGACGCCGATGCCCGGGTGAACGACGCGCTCGCGGCCAATAACGCCTACAACCGGACGATTCATGCGCTCGACCAGGTCCGGACGAATGTCAAGGACGTCACGGCCGTCGCCAGCCGCGTCGACGTCGCGCCGAACCGATATCGGCTCGCGCCGCTGCGCGAGCGCATGCAGGCGTCCGTCGACGGCGCGCGCAACGCGCTCGCGATCGCGGCGCCGAACCTCGATGCCGCGACCGCGCAGGGCGTCACGAGCGCGCTCGGGCGCGTCGCGGCCGACATCTTCGACGGCAACGACGGGCTCGTCGCGCTGCGCGCCGGCATGTTCGCGCAACCGGCCGTCACGACGCGCTACCGCGCGAAAGAGGACCAGGTGCTGCGCGCGCTCGACGCGCTGGATGTGAAGCTCGCGGAGATCGCCGATCCATTCGCGTTGCGGATCGTCGCTGCGCGCCAGCGCCTCGACGAAGCGATCGCGTTCCGG from Burkholderia ambifaria AMMD includes:
- a CDS encoding ABC transporter substrate-binding protein; this translates as MSDDTIRLGMVNAQSGNSAGLGRGLLMGAQAVFDDVNARGGVHGRKIELVVADDRYEPERTVDDTLEMIERRNVLALFGYVGTPTTTAVLPIIRDAGIPLVGTFSGAMALRRPVTPEVFNIRASYEDETRALVERLLAHDHAKRFAVFYQDDGFGLAVLAGTRLALQRHGLDVVATGTFRRGTTAVDTGLAAVLEGRPDVVIMVGPYTPVAAFIRAAHREGLNARLAAVSFVGTDDLLRLLGEEGNGTLISQVVPLPQNERPIIRDCVRLIEQRFPGERAGVVHIEGCLDAKIALIGLERAGPAPTRATLKQALESIRHVDLGGLVAEMNADDHQAFDDVFLTEIAHGRVTPLDAPAR
- a CDS encoding ABC transporter permease; this encodes MSTLTTGATPRDAKAWLVTPALAFIVALFIYPFAYGLVLSFQPMNGGGALANYVQFFTDTAMWPTVLVTLKLAVPATLINVGISVPVAFALRRNSPYQKFVTTLLVIPITLGTVLVADGMLTYFGPNGWFPQALQGLHLYTDEVRLTHNYWGVLLSLIVSGFPFAFLLMLSYISGIDPTLARAAATLGANPWQQFRQIYLPLLVPGLTMAACLSFVQAFSVFPSAVLLGAPAGPTRVISIAAAEAAFESYDYSLASAIAIVMGFVQLLVVASMLGARRFFYTGPVTGGKG
- a CDS encoding ABC transporter permease encodes the protein MATDNHAAPAWPPKQGAPDARPVNARTPQKMRSNLAGRAWKALVWGLMAFFLLNVMLLIATVAVNSVATRWFGTPLPQGFTLHWYAKAWEDFQLASVLWVTVEVVGAVVLLSVALGVPAAYALARVRFRGKRFALLVFLLPLMVPPVTYGIPMATVMYKVGLAGTLSGVILANLVPALPFVILVMTPFIEQIDPNLEAAARIFGANTWRYFRYVLLPLLVPGMLAAALLVLVRTIGMFELTFFTAGPSTQTLVVALYYAVFSTGVRAPQSIDAMAMIYMAITLIWVVIALQFVSPTQLVSRVKQERQ